The genomic region GTTTTAAGGTAATTTGTTTACCATCGGCAGTTCCAGAATTAGCCTTGGTATTATCTTTACCGGAATCACTACCGCAGCCGGCAAATACCAACATACCAGCAATTAAAGTTAACACCAAAAGAATTTTTTTCATTGTTAACGTAAACCCTCCTTAATTTAGTGGGAAACCCCTATGGGTGAACGATAATTTTTACAATATTCTCGGTCTTTTGGTCCAAAATTTCCAGACCCTTTTGGGTTTCTTCCATTGGCAGCCTTTGGGTAACAAACTCACTGAGGTCCATGCCGCCATTAATCATTTCCATAGCTTCCTGGAAATCCCTTGACTCATAAGTCATAGCACCGGATATCCTTTGCTCATTGAAAACCCAACTGTATGAGTCAACCGGAAACTTCTGAGTAATCATGGCCACTAACACCATTTCACCCCGACGGCAGGTCATGGCTGAAGCTTGATCAATAATGGTAGGTGCACCGGCGGCAATGATGGTGGCATCAACGCCACGGCCATCAGTAAATTCCCTGACTAACTTAACGGCATCTTCTTTGACCGGATTAATAACCAATTCAGCACCCAATTTCTTAGCCATTTCCAGGTTAAAGGGTACGGTATCAGTGGCAATGATATGCTTAAAACCATAGTGTTTAGCCACCATTAAGCATAACAGGCCAATGGTACCGGATCCTAGAATGGCAATGGATTCCTTGTTGGCCAAATCCAACCGTCTTAAAACGTGTACCGCCACAGCCAGGGGCTCGGCCAGGGTCCCTACTTCATAACTCACCCCCTCAGCCAGTTTATAGGTGATGTCTTCCCGTGCTGCAAAATATTCGGCAAAGGTACCACACCATTTGGGTGTCCCCGGTACTGTTTTGTTGGTGCAGAGGTTGACTAAACCTCTGCGGCAAAACTCACACTCTCCACAACCAATCTGAGGTTCTACGGTAACTCTATCACCAATAGCCAAGCCGGTTACTTCAGCGCCAATTTCCACTACTTCACCAGCCACTTCGTGTCCCAGCACTGCCGGGGGTTTACGGAAGGCGTGGGTACCCTTAAACAGGTGCAGGTCCGAACCGCAAATACCGGCGGTTTTTACTTTGATTAAAACATCCTTGGGTCCGATGACCGGCTTGTCCATTTCTTTAATTTCTACTTTATATGGCTCAGTAACTACTGCTGTGCGCATGTTCGTCATCTCCTAGTTAGGGAATTAATATCATTTTACCGGGTGCACCGTTTTTCAAATCTTCAAAGGCCTTTTCAAAATCCTTTAAGGGATAAATTCCGCCCATAACCGGCTTGATGTCAAATTTCCCGGATTTTAACAATTCATTGCACTGCCACCAGGTTTTGTACATTAATCTACCGGTAACACCAATCATAGTAGCTTCCTTATAAATAATGCCATCGGTTAAGTCCAGGGTAACCGGACCATTGGGTAGTCCCACCAAAGAGAAGCGGCCACCTTTACGAAGAACCTTTAAGCCTTCCTGAATGGCTTTGGGGCTGCCGGTGAAGTCAACCACCACATCAACACCCTGGCCGCCGGTGGCTTCCATAATGGTTTTAACCACGTCATCTTTACCAACCCGGAGAGTTACGTCGGCACCCATTTGTTTAGCTACGGCCAGTTTTTGCTCAAATACGTCAATGGCAAAGATTTTTGATGCACCGCAAGCAGCAGCCACGCCGACACCCATCAAGCCAATGGGGCCGCAACCGTAAATGGCAGCAGTTTTACCGCCAATTTCACCGGAAAGTACACCGTGCACAGCCACGCCCATGGGCTCCAGCATAGCACCAACTTCATAACTAATGCTGTCATCTAATTTCCATGCACAATCCACCGGAAAGGCAATATATTCAGCAAATGATCCCGGAGTATGCACACCGATAATTTTCATATCTTCACAGATGTGCTGGTTGCCGGTTTGGCACTGGTAACATTTATTGCAGGGAATGTGGGTTTCACCGGCTACCCGGTCGCCTACTTTAAAGTTACGCACGGCTGAGCCAACGGCTACCACTTCACCGGCAAACTCGTGACCAAATACCATGGGCAGGGTTACTCTTTGCTGGGCATATTCGGTCCAGGGGTAAATGTGCATGTCAGTACCGCAAATAGCGGTAGCTTTTACATTAACAAGAATTTCATTTTCCTTTATCTCAGGTATCGGCAGGTCTTCCCGGTAAACTGCACCCGGTTCTGGTTTCTCTTTAATTACACCTTTCATGAATTCAGGCATTTTCTATTCCTCCTGTCTTATAAAATTTAGGTTATTGTTGAACCCTGGATTGGGCCATTTGGATGGCCAGGTCAATGGCATCAACCATGCTTTCTTCATTGGCCCTGCCCTCTCCGGCTTTACCAAAGGCAGTACCGTGGTCAACGGAGGTGCGGATAATGGGTAGGCCTAAAGTACAATTTATACCGCTAACGGAAGTATACTTATTAGTGTTAACATCTAGTTTAAATCCGGTTAGTTTCACCGGAATGTGTCCCTGATCATGGTACATAACCACCACGATATCATATTGACCGGCCAAAGCCTTAACAAAAACGGTATCCGGCGGAATGGGCCCATCTACGTTGATGCCGGCGGATTTAGCCTTTTCCACAGCCGGGATGATGGCCCTGGCTTCCTCATCGCCAAACAATCCGTCTTCGGAGCAGTGGGCGTTCAACCCGGCCACGGCCACCCGGGGCTCGGCTTTACCCATCATTTTCATGGCCTCATTGGCCAGTTGAATAACTTTAAAGACCCTTTCCTCGGTGATCAAATCACAGGCCCGGCGCATGGAAACGTGGGTGGTGCAATGGACTACCCGCAGGTCTTTGCTGGCCAGCATCATGGCATAATCTTTAGTTTTAGTTAAATCAGCAAAAATCTCAGTATGACCGGCGTAATGGTAGCCCGCCTGGTTTAAGGCTGCTTTATTAATGGGACCGGTTACCACCGCTTGCAGCTTGTCCTCCAGGGCCAGCTCAATTGCGGTTTTAATGTAGGCGAAGGCAGCCTTGCCAGCCACTGCGCTGACCTTCTTATACTCCCAGCCCCGGGGAGCCAGCATGTTCAGATTCAGACAGTCGATGGTGCCGTACTGACCTTTAGCCTCACTTACATCAGAAATTTCGTTTAATTGTAAATCGGAATGGGTAAATTCGATGGCTTCTTTTAATGCCTCCAAGTCACCAATGACAATGGGGGTGCACCGGTCATAGAAGTCTTTTTTGGCCAGTGCCTTAACGCATATTTCCGCGCCAATTCCGGCGGGATCACCCATGGTTATACCTATTACTGGTTTCATTCTGTCACTCTCCTTAGGTTTTTGTTAAAAAACTGACAATGTTACTAAAAGAATCTTTATCACCAAACCCACCGGCTTTGGTAATGACCCTTAGGCCATGATTCCTGCCGCCGATCAGTGTACCCCAGGGAATACCGGGTAAAATTTCACTGCCCAAAATAATCCCCTGGGCACCCATGGCATTAAAAACATTAACAGCTGTGTCACCACCGGTGACCACTACGCCGGTTACCAAGTTCTCCAAACTTAGTTGCATGGCCACCTGGCCAAAGCTTTCGGCAATTAGTTTGGCGTTACTCATCACGATATCTAACTGGTAAGACTCTTCTTTGCTCTGTAACAGGGTATCAATGGCTATAACAGTTGTATTGCCTGCCCGTAAATATTCCCTGGCCACGGCCGTAACTCTGGCTATCTCCCCCCCGGCATTTCCCCCAATAATTTCCTGGGAGGACATAATAACCAGTTGCGCGGCATTTTGCTGTTGTAAAACTTTAATTTGCTCGGCTGTCACCGGATTGCAGGTGCCGGCTAAAAACAGAACAGAACTTTGACCTGCCTGTTGTGCCGGTTCCTCAGGAATCATTCTCCAGGCGTTGGGAAGCTGAGCGGCCAGGCCCGCCGATCCGGCCACCACGGATGTTTCGGCCATATCCTTGATGGCCAGGGCAATATTGGCTAAATCCTCATCCGTCACGGCGTCAATCACAAAGATCTGCCGACCGGCGACCTTTAGTTCATTAATTTTTTGCCGGAGTCTTGATACTCCCAG from Desulfotomaculum nigrificans DSM 574 harbors:
- a CDS encoding zinc-dependent alcohol dehydrogenase; amino-acid sequence: MRTAVVTEPYKVEIKEMDKPVIGPKDVLIKVKTAGICGSDLHLFKGTHAFRKPPAVLGHEVAGEVVEIGAEVTGLAIGDRVTVEPQIGCGECEFCRRGLVNLCTNKTVPGTPKWCGTFAEYFAAREDITYKLAEGVSYEVGTLAEPLAVAVHVLRRLDLANKESIAILGSGTIGLLCLMVAKHYGFKHIIATDTVPFNLEMAKKLGAELVINPVKEDAVKLVREFTDGRGVDATIIAAGAPTIIDQASAMTCRRGEMVLVAMITQKFPVDSYSWVFNEQRISGAMTYESRDFQEAMEMINGGMDLSEFVTQRLPMEETQKGLEILDQKTENIVKIIVHP
- the tdh gene encoding L-threonine 3-dehydrogenase: MPEFMKGVIKEKPEPGAVYREDLPIPEIKENEILVNVKATAICGTDMHIYPWTEYAQQRVTLPMVFGHEFAGEVVAVGSAVRNFKVGDRVAGETHIPCNKCYQCQTGNQHICEDMKIIGVHTPGSFAEYIAFPVDCAWKLDDSISYEVGAMLEPMGVAVHGVLSGEIGGKTAAIYGCGPIGLMGVGVAAACGASKIFAIDVFEQKLAVAKQMGADVTLRVGKDDVVKTIMEATGGQGVDVVVDFTGSPKAIQEGLKVLRKGGRFSLVGLPNGPVTLDLTDGIIYKEATMIGVTGRLMYKTWWQCNELLKSGKFDIKPVMGGIYPLKDFEKAFEDLKNGAPGKMILIP
- the pdxA gene encoding 4-hydroxythreonine-4-phosphate dehydrogenase PdxA, giving the protein MKPVIGITMGDPAGIGAEICVKALAKKDFYDRCTPIVIGDLEALKEAIEFTHSDLQLNEISDVSEAKGQYGTIDCLNLNMLAPRGWEYKKVSAVAGKAAFAYIKTAIELALEDKLQAVVTGPINKAALNQAGYHYAGHTEIFADLTKTKDYAMMLASKDLRVVHCTTHVSMRRACDLITEERVFKVIQLANEAMKMMGKAEPRVAVAGLNAHCSEDGLFGDEEARAIIPAVEKAKSAGINVDGPIPPDTVFVKALAGQYDIVVVMYHDQGHIPVKLTGFKLDVNTNKYTSVSGINCTLGLPIIRTSVDHGTAFGKAGEGRANEESMVDAIDLAIQMAQSRVQQ
- a CDS encoding four-carbon acid sugar kinase family protein, encoding MKKLCIIADDLTGATDTGVQFSKFGLSTLVVFDYVTLKDLTNDAETISINAETRKMDSEGAYRRVREIARLLGSIGFKRLYKKIDSTLRGHPAKEIEALLDETGQNLAFIVPSYPANGRTMENGYLYIKRNSPEEGGQPFPIGFVPGLLERDIKRPIALIELSDVRLGVSRLRQKINELKVAGRQIFVIDAVTDEDLANIALAIKDMAETSVVAGSAGLAAQLPNAWRMIPEEPAQQAGQSSVLFLAGTCNPVTAEQIKVLQQQNAAQLVIMSSQEIIGGNAGGEIARVTAVAREYLRAGNTTVIAIDTLLQSKEESYQLDIVMSNAKLIAESFGQVAMQLSLENLVTGVVVTGGDTAVNVFNAMGAQGIILGSEILPGIPWGTLIGGRNHGLRVITKAGGFGDKDSFSNIVSFLTKT